A region from the Plasmodium berghei ANKA genome assembly, chromosome: 9 genome encodes:
- a CDS encoding serine/threonine protein kinase, putative, protein MDYLDNKKSVKIVNNNNETPKISEKLYKKSYIKNKKNDEVKIGSELSSHNDILQLPSILNNQIKIIKTNESCFKDYIVLNNLGKGTYAEVWKVKHKVTNEIFAAKLLQPNQFPKESFNRIVEMFTKEIINLSICQCPGVIKLHKVIGGKEGWILIQDYANDGTLWKENLSNNMSEAFLYFIQLLQGMWYIQDMNIVHRDLKPTNILRYSNKKIVIADFGWSEHIDSCNLHPNEWPGTLEINPPEVLRNTGPMTEKIDNYALGMNMILFISGRFVCRQKGVECSKVAQIILKTVHNLRYSKPPSRFRENLKAWDLFVKLTSSNPNERLSLQNVLDHPWVTEMLNNFSLQNSKFLWHEKIKTRWIYLLSNNWNFFKNISSISNSKINKINDTKKDTNECFVKSLPTSKETIITDIDTQKNRDDKKNGNAIISENTTSSGKEKYSNAALKKDYEILYYIMKNNFKNKVNCCSVKRADSITSKNAENKSEKKKKNTTKMDIINTTKKNDHSIINENNNQNYDSSEDLDEDNTIIHDEIKKKKKETFTINHNIENTNENLLKKKKSEHNIKNINSSIYIDEELDHFSKDNDSISSAGKTATTTTTITTTANNNCVRRKKKNGDDIQHIGTNQTKNNIINDGHKNEEYNNILQKKKTYKYDKVVLNNELKQRENKNLFQLKNETKKGNSKISEQYEIIKEDENDENYEKKKKLAKEVNNMKYNYCSSNEKISFLANKSKIQAFKNNENINNIIKNNSVIVNYNNKINSSIHQVNKNENTTFENIGKQNINVGKMYSDNYPNFNDTKIPELYNTDKKNKTQLETNKIKEKNYDHFNCSFQKFKESKNNNFPKYFINEEVLDKINKISKINKLNNNTKVSKMNKVNKFIDGSNELISKQDTHISNTHTHKATNLDTMQKINKLKQKKDIFTKYCVKQIDLQNKTQKEDTEKDQNHIKLCTNNFNNPGKTIKYI, encoded by the coding sequence atggattatttagataataaaaaaagcgttaaaatagtaaataataacaatgaaACTCCAAAAATATCGGAAAAgctttataaaaaaagttatataaagaataagaaaaatgatGAAGTTAAAATCGGTTCAGAATTATCATCACATAATGACATATTACAATTACCTagtatattaaataatcaaataaaaataataaaaacaaatgaaaGTTGTTTTAAAgattatattgttttaaataatttaggAAAAGGTACATATGCAGAGGTATGGAAAGTTAAACATAAAGTaacaaatgaaatatttgcAGCTAAATTATTACAACCAAATCAGTTTCCAAAAGAATCATTCAATAGAATAGTAGAAATGTTTActaaagaaataattaatttatctaTATGTCAATGTCCCGGTGTAATTAAATTACATAAAGTTATAGGAGGAAAAGAAGGATGGATACTTATACAAGATTATGCTAATGATGGTACATTATGGAAAGaaaatttatcaaataatatgaGCGAggcatttttatatttcattcAATTATTACAAGGTATGTGGTATATACAAGATATGAATATTGTACATAGAGATTTAAAACCAACTAATATATTAAGatatagtaataaaaaaatcgtAATAGCTGATTTCGGTTGGTCTGAACATATTGATTCATGTAATTTACATCCAAATGAATGGCCAGGAACATTAGAAATAAACCCCCCTGAAGTTTTAAGAAATACTGGTCCTATGACagaaaaaattgataattATGCACTTGGAATGAATATgattttattcatatctGGTAGATTCGTTTGTAGACAAAAAGGAGTAGAATGCTCTAAAGTTGctcaaataattttaaaaactgTTCATAATTTAAGATATTCTAAACCTCCTAGCAGATTTCgagaaaatttaaaagcatgggatttatttgttaaattGACATCATCAAACCCTAATGAAAGATTAAGTTTACAAAATGTTTTAGATCATCCATGGGTTACTGAAatgttaaataattttagcTTGCAAAATTCCAAATTTTTATGgcatgaaaaaataaaaactcGATGGATTTATCTTTTGTCAAATAATtggaatttttttaaaaatatttcatcgATTTCtaatagtaaaataaataaaattaatgatacaaaaaaagataCTAATGAATGTTTTGTTAAATCACTTCCTACATCTAAAGAAACGATTATTACAGATATAgatacacaaaaaaatagagacgataaaaaaaatggtaatGCAATTATAAGTGAAAATACCACTAGTTCtggaaaagaaaaatattcaaatgCTGCTCTCAAAAAGGATTatgaaattttatattacataatgaagaacaattttaaaaataaagttaaCTGCTGTTCTGTAAAGAGAGCTGATTCTATAACTAGTAAAAATGCCGAAAATAaatctgaaaaaaaaaaaaaaaatactacaaaaatggatataattaatactaccaaaaaaaatgaccATAGCattataaatgaaaataataatcaaaaCTATGATTCTTCTGAAGATCTAGATGAAGATAACACAATAATTCACgacgaaataaaaaaaaaaaaaaaagaaacatTTACAATTAAtcataatattgaaaatactaatgaaaatttattaaaaaaaaaaaaatctgaacataatataaaaaatataaattcatCTATTTATATTGATGAAGAACTTGATCATTTCAGTAAAGACAATGATAGTATAAGTAGCGCCGGTAAAACTGCCACAACAACTACTACCATTACAACTACTGCGAATAATAACTGTGTgcgaagaaaaaaaaaaaatggagaCGACATTCAACATATCGGGACTAACCAAACaaagaataatattatcaatgatggacataaaaatgaagaatataataatattttacaaaaaaaaaaaacatacaAATATGATAAAGTTGTTTTAAACAATGAACTTAAACAACgtgaaaacaaaaatttatttcaattaaaaaatgaaaccAAAAAAGGAAATTCTAAAATAAGTGAACAATATGAAATAATCAAAGAAGATGAAAATGAcgaaaattatgaaaaaaaaaaaaaactagcTAAAGAagttaataatatgaaatataacTATTGTAGTagtaatgaaaaaataagttttttggcaaataaaagtaaaatccaagcttttaaaaataacgaaaatattaataatataataaaaaataattcagttattgtaaattataataataaaattaatagttCAATTCATCaagttaataaaaatgaaaatacaaCTTTCGAAAATATaggaaaacaaaatattaatgttGGAAAAATGTATTCAGATAATTACCcaaattttaatgataCTAAAATTCctgaattatataatacagataaaaaaaataaaacacaacttgaaacaaataaaataaaagaaaaaaattatgatcaTTTTAATTGTAGTTTTCAAAAATTCAAAGAAtcgaaaaataataattttccaaaatattttataaatgaaGAGGTGCtagataaaattaataaaattagtaaaataaataaattaaataataatacaaaagttagtaaaatgaataaagtAAATAAGTTTATAGATGGAAGTAACGAATTAATATCAAAACAAGACACCCATATAAGCAATACACACACACACAAAGCTACTAATTTAGACACAatgcaaaaaattaataaattaaaacaaaaaaaagatatatttacaaaatacTGTGTAAAACAAATcgatttacaaaataaaacacaAAAAGAGGATACTGAAAAAGATCAAAATCACATCAAACTATGtactaataattttaataatccAGGAAAAAccattaaatatatttaa
- a CDS encoding coatomer subunit gamma, putative — MLKQMIIKDKVQKNLLKDSGYENDKFFVNPHNGDKANILQETRVFSSYPLNIQKCLNILTKILYLINKNETNLTSQECTEIFFSITKLFQSNNERLRRMVYLVIKNLPVNEKEVFIVTSSLTKDMNSSNDCYRANAIRVLSQTIDPLLAAQIEKYLKTSIVDKNPFVSSSALLCGLNLFINTSSDIVKKWINEVSECVNSKHPMIQFHALTLLCSIKYNDKLALEKIISSYSKHSSNLLGSLANCLLIKYAAHLIYHTEKGDDILNANNISVTYNNVTQNINNTNNQNIHPTTKVCFDFLKLCLKNKDTTVLYEAVKSIIDLATYDINGKNSTTVFNVEILTDCLKVCKLFLLSTKVIEKFCIIRKINKLSHFRPTIISKLNEDIEPLLTDENKNICVLAFTTLLKTGNEQNIDELLNQINTYMNTDNNSSFKIQIIQEVKNLCFIYPNKSKVILNFLSNNLRDEESYKFKSTIIDAIIHIITQIPNTEENAILQLCEFIEDCEYNSLLLRVIRFLLLYIPKTKNPSKYIRYIYNRLILESSTIRADGIYALFYIALKCQNNSKDILFLFKCLLVDNDDEVRDRTNLFYYILKKKIQNMKNEQNETLENQIIFDNNYLDIEKIIVGISNHMQNNLETEFDHEKIKDDLLYTTELNNEGFRLSQNIYSKKKSSYFELQNNTSNIPKFVEHLTDQVYIENISPFIEKYNMGTLKLITKHTPLTETEAEYTVFVKKYIYINYIVLGFTINNTLNDQILSNVNLQINSYEKKWTILEKTTIKNLHYNQPQNLYILLKKNIPFNNSFNSVDSNSESNINYSTQIDDNDGFDVNETFQCSLHFYVKEDEIDDGYPDSYSINNLNIQITDFIIPYNLRNSEFKMLWDNMSQYNSEYTSKFSLNFENIQLAVSGLLNILNMSPCDNTNIVDPSSNTHNMLLYAKFLNQSNVLCMASLIISQQYGCLLKIITRSTNKHLSENLIKSLE; from the coding sequence ATGCTAAaacaaatgataataaaagacaaagttcaaaaaaatttactAAAAGATTCAGgatatgaaaatgataaattttttgttaaccCCCATAATGGCGATAAGGCAAATATATTACAGGAAACTCGTGTATTTTCAAGTTATCctttaaatattcaaaaatgtttaaatatattaacaaaaatattatacttaattaataaaaatgaaaccAATTTAACATCCCAAGAATGTActgaaattttttttagcattacaaaattatttcaatCAAATAATGAAAGGTTACGAAGGATGGTATATTTAGTTATTAAAAACTTGCCagtaaatgaaaaagaagtTTTTATTGTTACCAGCTCATTAACAAAAGATATGAATTCCTCTAATGATTGCTATAGAGCTAATGCAATTCGAGTTTTAAGTCAAACTATTGATCCATTATTAGCTGCgcaaatagaaaaatatttaaaaacatcAATTGTTGATAAAAACCCATTTGTTTCTTCTTCTGCTTTATTATGTggattaaatttatttattaacacATCTAGTGATATTGTCAAAAAATGGATTAACGAAGTTAGTGAATGTGTAAACAGTAAACATCCTATGATTCAGTTCCATGCTTTAACACTATTATGCtcaattaaatataacGATAAATTAGctttagaaaaaattataagcTCATATAGTAAACATTCATCTAATTTATTAGGATCATTAGCAAATTGTCtacttataaaatatgcagCACATCTAATATATCATACAGAAAAAGGTGATGACATTTTAAatgcaaataatatatctgttacttataataatgttaCACAAAAcattaataatacaaataatcaaaatatacACCCAACTACTAAAGTTTGTTTTGATTTTCTTAAATTAtgtttgaaaaataaagatacaACTGTATTATATGAAGCTGTTAAATCTATTATTGATTTAGCAACTTATGATATAAATGGAAAGAATAGTACAACTGTATTTAATGTTGAAATATTAACAGATTGTTTAAAAGTTTGtaaactttttttattatcaacaaaagtaattgaaaaattttgtataattaggaaaataaataaattatcaCATTTTCGACCTACAATTATTtctaaattaaatgaagaTATAGAACCTTTACTAactgatgaaaataaaaatatttgtgtTTTAGCTTTTACGACTTTATTAAAAACAggaaatgaacaaaatattgATGAGTTATTAAATCAAATTAATACTTATATGAATACTGATAATAATAGCTCAtttaaaatacaaattatacaagaagttaaaaatttatgttttatatatccaaataaatcaaaagttattctaaattttttatcaaataatttaagaGATGAAgaatcatataaatttaaatctACTATTATAGATGCAAtcatacatataataacacAAATACCAAATACAGAAGAAAATGCAATTTTACAATTATGTGAATTTATAGAGGACTGCGAATATAACTCTCTACTTTTAAGAGTTATAcgatttttattattgtatattcctaaaacaaaaaacccttctaaatatattcgttatatttataatagaTTAATATTAGAAAGCTCTACTATACGAGCAGATGGAATCTATGCTTTATTTTACATTGCTTTAAAATGTCAAAACAATTCAAAGGATATTCTATTCTTATTTAAATGTTTATTAGTCGATAATGATGACGAAGTAAGGGATCGAACCAACCTCTTTTATTACATTCTCAAAAAGAAGATTCAAAACATGAAAAACGAACAAAATGAAACCCTTGAAAaccaaataatatttgataataaCTATTTGGATatcgaaaaaataattgttgGAATTTCAAATCATAtgcaaaataatttagaaaCAGAATTTGATCacgaaaaaattaaagatgATTTATTATACACAACAGAATTAAACAATGAAGGATTCAGATTAtctcaaaatatttattcaaaaaaaaaatcgtcTTATTTTGAATTGCAAAATAATACATCTAATATTCCTAAATTTGTTGAACATCTAACTGATCAAGTATATATCGAAAATATATCACCatttattgaaaaatataacatgggtacattaaaattaataacaaAACATACTCCTTTAACAGAAACAGAAGCAGAATATACagtttttgtaaaaaaatatatatatattaactaCATTGTTCTTGGATTTactataaataatacattaaaTGATCAAATATTATCGAATGTTAATCTACAAATTAATTcctatgaaaaaaaatggactATTCTTGAAAAAAcaactataaaaaatttacacTATAATCAGCCacaaaatttgtatattttacttaaaaaaaatatacctTTTAACAATTCATTTAATTCTGTTGATTCAAATTCTGAatcaaatattaattattcgACTCAAATTGATGATAATGATGGGTTTGATGTTAATGAAACATTCCAATGTtctttacatttttatgttaaaGAAGATGAAATAGATGATGGATATCCAGATTCATAttctataaataatttaaatattcaaataacTGATTTTATAATCCCATATAACTTAAGAAATTCAGAATTTAAAATGTTATGGGATAATATGAGTCAATATAATTCAGAATATACAAGCAAATTTAgtttaaattttgaaaatattcaatTAGCTGTTTCGGGATTATTAAATATCTTAAATATGTCACCCTGTGATAATACTAATATTGTTGACCCAAGTTCAAATACACACaatatgttattatatgcaaaatttttaaatcaatCAAATGTCTTATGTATGGCATCTTTAATTATTTCACAACAATATGGTTGtcttttgaaaattattacaaGATCTACAAATAAACATCTTTCAGAAAACTTGATAAAATCTCtggaataa
- a CDS encoding ras-related protein Rab-6, whose translation MDEFQNSGLNKYKLVFLGEQAVGKTSIITRFMYDTFDNNYQSTIGIDFLSKTLYLDEGPVRLQLWDTAGQERFRSLIPSYIRDSAAAIVVYDITNRQSFENTTKWIQDILNERGKDVIIVLVGNKTDLADLRKVTYEEGMQKAQEYNTMFHETSAKAGHNIKVLFKKIAAKLPNLENNNNHEANVVDIQLTNDMNNNEKNMLSKCLC comes from the exons ATGGACGAATTTCAAA ATTCTGGactaaataaatacaagCTTGTTTTTTTGGGAGAA CAAGCAGTTGGAAAAACATCCATAATTACAAGATTCATGTATGACACATTTGACAATAATTATCAA tCAACAATAGGTATCGATTTTTTGAGCAAAACATTATATCTGGATGAAGGACCGGTACGACTTCAACTTTGGGACACAGCCGGCCAAGAAAGATTCCGAAGTTTAATACCAAGCTATATTAGAGATTCTGCTGCTGCTATTGTTGTATATGATATTACAAATAGACAATCGTTTGAAAATACAACAAAATGGATACAagatattttaaatgaaagAGGAAAAGATGTTATAATTGTTTTAGTTGGAAATAAAACAGATTTGGCCGATCTTAGAAAGGTTACATATGAAGAAGGTATGCAAAAAGCACAAGAATATAATACTATGTTTCATGAAACAAGTGCTAAAGCTGGTCATAACATAAaagtattatttaaaaaaattgcagCAAAATTGCcaaatttagaaaataataataatcatGAAGCTAATGTTGTTGATATACAATTAACTAAtgatatgaataataatgaaaaaaatatgctaaGTAAATGTTTGTGTTAA
- a CDS encoding apicoplast import protein Tic20, putative encodes MVRFLSLSILIYFVLLLTNISCFINDKNIKVYNVIKKNNNISIHNKHIISKRSVNLTILKYNKNKYSVKFLKKTQLNTSSNNQSNFTFYGETDVTLFDKLIASAAYILPYMDAIQAYMMPLLNMLPFHLHKYLFLIEKFNNIYMSIPFSSFATFMGLYFMFVKENKFNFHYFIKYHHMQGLILSMFGYALALFYFRVFPYSYNDTDIFNLTVLYSSMIIYFGSLIIPFMASLLGYYIEIPVISEAIKLHIGDKKKKENKDL; translated from the exons atggttcgatttttatcattatccattttaatatattttgttttgttgcttacaaatatatcatgttttataaatgataaaaatataaaggtTTACAATGtgataaaaaagaataataatatttcaataCATAACAAACATATAATCAGTAAAAGGAGTGTAAATTTGACAATccttaaatataataaaaataaatattctgtcaaatttttaaagaaaacaCAACTTAATACATCATCAAATAATCAATCTAATTTCACATTCTATGGTGAAACAGATGTAACACTATTTGATAAGCTTATAGCATCAGCTGCTTATATTCTTCCATATATGGATGCAATTCAA GCATATATGATGCCCcttttaaatatgttaCCATTTCATTTACACAA atacctttttttaattgagAAATTTAacaacatatatatgtcaATTCCATTTTCTTCCTTTGCCACTTTCATgggtttatattttatgtttgttaaagaaaacaaattcaattttcattattttattaaatatcaCCATATGCAG GGCTTAATATTGTCTATGTTTGGATATGCCTTAGccttattttattttcgaGTTTTCccatattcatataatgatacagatatatttaatttaacagttttatattcaagtatgataatttattttggaTCGTTAATTATTCCTTTTATGGCTTCTTTATTAGGATA TTACATTGAAATACCAGTTATATCAGAAGCCATCAAATTGCATATTggagataaaaaaaaaaaagaaaataaagacttataa
- a CDS encoding transcription initiation factor IIF subunit beta, putative, translating into MINKSNNIKLIKVPKFVANKWLEYNDKDIVGLLEENNNEISSIYIQKDDSDDVKKLPCNKNSTVSTYILKEEKVSLKINNKNSNSVNNNNNNNNNNDLINKTNENMNQYKDNLEDDKEMVDYVICADIINNCSYTYSFLPTLDKDYSLVLKERHYKTNVKKDRYTIIETRNEDNIDSSHTLFKYYNMVDNGSNSKDPKDSSIDNSNKYGKNNKRGFMENENNSGSYSASKQKAKQAKKMHVFDLDKTKISMFKIFEKEGKKGVPFSFFSKSFNIPSNYIKNILDEIAVKRKRVSDKKTVYFLKDYIS; encoded by the coding sequence atgattaaTAAAAGTAACAATATCAAACTAATAAAAGTTCCGAAATTTGTTGCAAATAAATGGCttgaatataatgataaagatATTGTTGGGTTGCtcgaagaaaataataatgaaatatcatctatatatattcagaAAGATGATAGTGAtgatgtaaaaaaattgccatgtaataaaaatagtacaGTAAGTACATATATACTAAAAGAGGAAAAGGTgtcattaaaaataaacaataaaaattcaaactctgtaaataataataataataataataataataacgatttgattaataaaacaaatgaaaatatgaatcAATATAAAGATAATTTAGAAGATGATAAAGAAATGGTAGATTATGTAATTTGTGCTgacataataaataattgtagttatacatattcatttttaccAACATTAGATAAGGATTATTCTTTAGTGTTAAAGGAAAGGCATTATAAAACGAATGTCAAAAAAGATAGATATACTATTATAGAAACCAGAAATGAAGATAATATTGATTCATCTCATACAttgtttaaatattataatatggTCGATAATGGATCAAATAGTAAAGATCCAAAAGATAGTAGTATtgataatagtaataaatatggtaaaaataataaacgTGGGTTTATGGAAAATGAGAATAACAGTGGTTCATATTCAGCATCTAAACAAAAAGCAAAAcaagcaaaaaaaatgcacgTTTTTGATTTAGATAAAACTAAAATTAGtatgtttaaaatatttgaaaaagaGGGGAAAAAAGGAGTtccattttcttttttttcgaaaagTTTTAATATACCATCaaactatataaaaaatatattagatGAAATTGCtgtaaaaagaaaaagagtTTCTGATAAGAAAactgtttattttttgaaagaTTACATaagttaa
- a CDS encoding SUMO-activating enzyme subunit 1, putative, translated as MENSGEYEKEKIYDRQLRLWGVKAQNRMLKSNVLILGLSGINIEICKNLILSGINITIIDDNAINDEMIESIFFLSEEDINKHLCLPIFRELKSINQLINIKGYIGRIDISNDCMVIDNELIYKKNEEINCKEKNDDEVIAIEVKEKSFSIEEYISNYTCVCISCEDYPLYELIKINELCHKNNIGFFSPMCNGKFAFLFSDFGKHVIEELYYKKKNNNNNENNSVINLKGEEKKKENESIEIEYCKLSHFFNVPFENFDKKTNKIIFHMFALIQFEKYKNLGKNDKEINHEEFHNFCRKYTFLKNDWVTEIAKMYKVSFSPSCSIMGGVTSQEIRKFVSKQHESIPNFCVFDMNQNVVCTSMIS; from the coding sequence atggaAAATTCTGGAGAGTATGAAAAGGAAAAGATTTATGATCGTCAGTTGAGATTGTGGGGAGTTAAAGCTCAAAATCGAATGCTAAAATCAAATGTTTTGATTCTTGGGTTAAGTGGTATAAATATTGAGatatgtaaaaatttaattttaagcGGAATTAACATAACGATTATTGATGATAATGCtataaatgatgaaatgATAGaaagcattttttttttgagtgAAGAGGATATAAATAAGCATTTATGTTTACCAATTTTTAGAGAACTAAAAAGTATAAAccaattaataaatattaaaggATATATTGGGCGTATAGATATTTCGAATGATTGTATGGTTATTGACAACGAattgatatataaaaaaaatgaagaaataaattgtaaggaaaaaaatgatgatgaGGTAATAGCTATTGAAGTAAAGGAAAAAAGTTTTAGTATAGAGGAGTACATTTCTAATTATACATGCGTGTGTATTTCATGCGAAGATTATCcattatatgaattaattaaaataaatgaattgtgtcataaaaataatatcgGTTTTTTTTCCCCAATGTGCAACGGTAAatttgcatttttattttccgATTTTGGTAAGCATGTTATTGAAGaactatattataaaaaaaaaaataataataataacgaAAATAATAGCGTGATTAATTTGAAGGGTGAGGAAAAGAAGAAGGAAAATGAAAGTATTGAAATAGAATACTGCAAATtatctcatttttttaatgtaccttttgaaaattttgataaaaaaacaaataaaataatttttcatatgtTTGCTTTAATacaatttgaaaaatacaaaaatcttggaaaaaatgataaagaaataaatcatgaagaatttcataatttttgtagAAAATACACATTTCTTAAAAATGATTGGGTAACGGAAATTGCAAAAATGTACAAAGTTTCCTTTTCCCCATCCTGTTCAATTATGGGAGGTGTTACATCCCAAGAAATTCGAAAGTTTGTTTCAAAACAACATGAATCAATACCTAATTTTTGTGTTTTTGACATGAACCAAAATGTAGTATGTACATCCATGATTTCGTGA